A genomic segment from Anabas testudineus chromosome 6, fAnaTes1.2, whole genome shotgun sequence encodes:
- the tph2 gene encoding tryptophan 5-hydroxylase 2 — protein MASPHVLKEPVPRMQPAMMMFSSKYWARRGLSLDSAMFDHQQQQQRHTGGQMSRRPSFCPITEKPDSESGEDSGKTAVVFSLKNEVGCLVKALRLFQERRVNLNHIESRASKRVPNEVEIFADCSCSKKEFNELLQYLKDHVNILSFNTPAHVWSAEADGEDVPWFPMKISELDQCSHRVLMYGSELDADHPGFKDNIYRQRRKYFVEVAMNYKFGQPIPRVEYTPEEIQTWGVVFRELTKLYPTHACREYLKNWPLLTKHCGYREDNIPQLEDVSLFLRERSGFTVRPVAGYLSPRDFLAGLAYRVFNCTQYVRHSTDPLYTPEPDTCHELLGHVPLLADPKFAQFSQEIGLASLGASDEDVQKLATCYFFTIEFGLCKQDGQLRAYGAGLLSSIGELRHALSENARVKTFDPRTTCNQECLITTFQEVYFVSESFEEAKEKMREFAKTIKRPFSVYYNPYTQSMDLLKDTRSIETVVQDLRSDLTTVCDALGKMNTYMGI, from the exons ATGGCCTCCCCCCACGTCCTGAAGGAGCCGGTGCCCAGGATGCAGCCGGCCATGATGATGTTCTCCAGCAAGTACTGGGCCAGGAGGGGGCTGTCGCTGGACTCGGCCATGTTcgaccaccagcagcagcagcagcgccaCACGGGGGGGCAGATG TCTCGGCGTCCGTCCTTCTGTCCTATCACGGAGAAGCCGGACTCAGAGAGCGGCGAGGACTCGGGAAAAACAGCCGTGGTGTTTTCTCTAAAGAACGAGGTTGGATGTTTGGTCAAAGCTCTGAGACTCTTTCAG GAGAGACGAGTGAACCTGAACCACATCGAGTCTCGCGCATCGAAGCGAGTCCCTAACGAGGTGGAGATCTTCGctgactgcagctgcagtaaGAAGGAGTTTAACGAGCTGCTGCAGTATCTCAAAGATCACGTCAATATCCTGTCCTTCAACACACCTGCACACGTGTGGTCAGCTGAGGCAG ACGGAGAAGACGTTCCGTGGTTCCCGATGAAAATCTCCGAGTTGGATCAGTGTTCTCACAGAGTGTTGATGTACGGTTCGGAGCTGGACGCCGACCATCCT gGTTTTAAAGACAACATTTATCGGCAGCGGAGGAAATACTTTGTGGAGGTGGCCATGAATTATAAATT CGGGCAGCCCATCCCTCGTGTGGAGTACACCCCAGAGGAGATCCAGACGTGGGGCGTGGTGTTCAGAGAGCTGACCAAACTGTACCCGACTCACGCCTGCAGAGAATACCTGAAGAACTGGCCTCTGCTCACCAAACACTGCGGCTACAGGGAGGACAACATCCCGCAGCTAGAGGACGTCTCGCTTTTCCTCAGAG agcgTTCTGGCTTCACAGTCCGGCCTGTAGCAGGTTACCTGTCTCCCAGAGACTTCCTGGCTGGCCTGGCCTACAGAGTGTTTAACTGCACTCAGTATGTTCGTCACAGCACCGACCCGCTCTACACACCTGAGCC GGACACGTGCCACGAGCTGCTGGGCCACGTTCCTCTGCTGGCTGATCCAAAGTTTGCTCAGTTCTCCCAGGAGATCGGTCTGGCGTCTCTGGGAGCCTCAGACGAGGACGTTCAGAAACTGGCCACG TGTTACTTCTTCACCATCGAGTTTGGACTCTGCAAACAGGACGGTCAGCTGAGAGCCTACGGAGCCGGTTTACTGTCGTCTATCGGAGAACTGAGG CACGCCCTGTCAGAGAACGCCCGAGTGAAGACCTTCGACCCGAGGACGACCTGCAACCAGGAGTGTCTCATCACCACCTTCCAGGAGGTTTACTTCGTGTCCGAGAGCTTCGAGGAGGCCAAGGAGAAGATGAG gGAGTTTGCGAAGACGATAAAGCGGCCCTTCTCGGTCTACTACAACCCGTACACTCAGAGCATGGACCTGCTCAAAGACACGCGCAGCATCGAGACCGTGGTGCAGGACCTGCGCAGCGACCTCACCACCGTCTGTGACGCTCTGGGCAAGATGAACACCTACATGGGAATCTGA
- the LOC113165763 gene encoding apoptosis facilitator Bcl-2-like protein 14, with amino-acid sequence MMDMARAAGVKHSEVLLLLEDYCSRRAQPRSARSHTPAQWKGYRRGPAVSLCKGAGRQHQQRLEADSVGQRNVAERLVRINDSTPVPAVVVENQDELIQKLVELMMTFGDDINKKIDENPVLQEQRTNLNYNMFEKVTSSVQNLVQMDLNAESEEQIQQQKISWAFEVTSRLSATGVVQRRRVLSYGDQYIQQHHSDWVQQHGGWVSTLRTGLTGTNQDRQ; translated from the exons ATG ATGGACATGGCGAGGGCTGCGGGGGTGAAACACAGTGAAGTCCTCCTGCTGCTGGAGGACTACTGTTCCAGAAGAGCCCAGCCGAGGTCCGCTCGCAGCCACACTCCAGCCCAATGGAAGGGCTACCGGCGAGGACCTGCTGTATCTCTGTGTAAAG GTGCAGGTCGTCAGCACCAGCAGCGCTTAGAAGCCGACAGCGTTGGACAAAGAaatg TAGCAGAGCGGCTGGTGAGGATCAATGACTCAACTCCAGTCCCTGCAGTGGTCGTGGAAAACCAGGATG AACTCATTCAGAAACTGGTGGAGCTGATGATGACGTTTGGAGACGACATCAACAAGAAG ATCGATGAGAACCCAGTCCTCCAGGAGCAGCGTACAAACCTGAACTACAACATGTTTGAGAAGGTGACCTCCAGCGTACAGAACCTGGTCCAAATGGACCTGAATGCAGAGTCCGAGGAGCAGATCCAGCAGCAGAAGATCTCCTGGGCCTTTGAGGTGACCAGCAGGCTGTCGGCCACGGGTGTGGTACAGCGCAGGAGAGTACTGAGCTACGGGGACCAGTACATTCAGCAGCACCACTCTGACTGGGTCCAGCAGCACGGAGGCTGGGTGAGCACACTTAGAACAGGTCTAACAGGGACTAACCAGGACAGGCAGTGA